One Alphaproteobacteria bacterium genomic window carries:
- the dnaJ gene encoding molecular chaperone DnaJ, whose amino-acid sequence MSKDYYARLGITQSADAAQIKKAYRSLAMKCHPDRNPGDAEAEKKFKEINKAYEILSDPQKRAHYDQFGSAAFDGSGGGSQPGGGFGFDFGQATGGFSFEDVFHEFMGGGTRGGNKTRKSSGQRGSDLRYDVSISLEEAFRGLEQTITIPAYVSCESCSGSGAKEGAKPTSCGSCHGSGTVRAQQGFFTVERSCPTCNGEGSIIENPCIKCHGHGRTRKQRTLKISIPAGVEDGTRIRLSGEGEAGYRGGGHADLYIFVSIRPHQFIQREGADIHCEIPVSITTATLGGEIEIPTIDGGKARVTIPEGTQANQKFRLKSKGMPIIRRDLRGDMYIHTRIDVPTKLTKRQKELLTEFAEIEETSKSKGSSFFDKLKNLWSSSDAN is encoded by the coding sequence ATGAGTAAAGATTATTACGCCAGGCTCGGTATCACCCAATCAGCCGATGCTGCTCAGATCAAAAAAGCCTATCGCTCTCTTGCTATGAAATGTCACCCGGACCGGAATCCAGGAGATGCAGAGGCTGAGAAAAAATTTAAAGAAATAAACAAGGCCTACGAAATTCTTAGCGACCCTCAAAAACGCGCGCACTATGATCAATTTGGATCTGCGGCTTTCGATGGTTCTGGTGGTGGATCTCAACCAGGGGGTGGGTTTGGGTTCGACTTTGGTCAGGCAACGGGCGGCTTTAGTTTTGAGGATGTCTTTCACGAGTTCATGGGTGGGGGGACGCGCGGTGGTAATAAGACGCGGAAGAGTTCCGGACAACGAGGATCAGACCTTCGTTACGATGTGTCTATTAGTCTGGAAGAGGCCTTTCGCGGCCTTGAACAAACGATTACTATCCCTGCATACGTCAGCTGTGAATCATGCTCTGGATCAGGGGCCAAAGAGGGAGCAAAACCAACATCGTGTGGCTCTTGCCATGGGTCTGGGACTGTTCGCGCACAACAAGGCTTTTTCACCGTAGAGCGCAGCTGTCCAACCTGTAATGGAGAGGGGAGCATCATTGAAAATCCTTGTATCAAATGCCATGGGCATGGACGTACCCGTAAACAACGCACACTGAAGATATCTATTCCCGCCGGTGTTGAGGATGGTACGCGCATTCGGCTCAGTGGGGAAGGAGAGGCCGGCTATAGAGGAGGCGGACACGCCGATTTGTATATTTTTGTCTCTATTCGTCCTCATCAATTTATCCAACGTGAAGGTGCAGATATTCACTGTGAAATTCCTGTAAGCATTACGACAGCTACCCTTGGCGGTGAGATTGAGATCCCCACCATCGATGGGGGGAAAGCTCGGGTTACCATTCCTGAAGGAACCCAAGCGAACCAGAAGTTTCGCTTAAAAAGTAAAGGGATGCCTATAATTCGTCGAGATCTTCGCGGTGACATGTATATCCACACACGCATTGATGTGCCCACGAAGCTTACGAAGCGACAAAAAGAACTTCTTACCGAATTTGCGGAAATTGAAGAAACGAGCAAATCTAAGGGATCTAGTTTTTTCGATAAATTAAAAAATTTGTGGTCTTCTAGTGATGCAAATTAA
- the dnaK gene encoding molecular chaperone DnaK has protein sequence MAKIIGIDLGTTNSCISIMDGKDTRVIENAEGARTTPSIVAFSKDGERLVGQPAKRQAVTNPTNTLFAIKRLIGRRFDDPLTKEDQKVVPYTIVEGPNGDAWVESNGEKYSPSQISGFILQKMKETAEKYLGEKVTEAVITVPAYFNDAQRQATKDAGKIAGLNVRRIINEPTAAALAYGLDKKEAGTIAVYDLGGGTFDVSVLEMGDGVFEVKSTNGDTFLGGEDFDNRIIDFLADEFKKENSIDLRKDNLALQRLKEGAEKAKIELSSAQATEVNLPFITADQNGPKHLNVRLTRAKFESLVDDLIQRTIDPCKKALKDAGLKPSDIHEVILVGGMTRMPKVIEKVQEFFGKEPHRGVNPDEVVACGAAIQAGVLQGDVKDVLLLDVTPLSLGIETLGGVFTKLIERNTAIPTEKSQVFSTAEDNQSAVTIRVFQGEREMAADNKLLGQFDLVGIPPAARGTPQIEVSFDLDANGMVSVSAKDKATGKQQNIQIKASGGLTDEEIETMVKDAEANAESDKQRKALVEAHNQAEALIHATEKSLKEHGEAVSANEKEAIESAIAALQAMKDSDDLESIKQKTDALSQVSMKLGEAMYKAAQEEAQKETTASADADKGSSADENVVDADYEDVSEDTPKNNKKEA, from the coding sequence ATGGCTAAAATCATTGGTATCGATCTCGGTACAACAAATTCCTGTATATCAATTATGGACGGGAAAGACACCCGCGTTATTGAAAACGCTGAGGGTGCCCGCACGACCCCGTCTATTGTCGCCTTTTCCAAAGACGGCGAACGTCTTGTGGGGCAACCGGCTAAACGCCAGGCGGTAACAAACCCAACTAATACGTTGTTTGCTATCAAGCGCCTCATTGGGCGGCGTTTTGATGATCCCCTTACCAAAGAAGATCAAAAAGTCGTTCCTTACACGATTGTTGAGGGACCTAACGGAGATGCGTGGGTAGAATCCAACGGTGAAAAGTACAGCCCCAGTCAAATTAGCGGTTTTATCCTTCAAAAAATGAAGGAAACTGCCGAGAAGTATCTTGGGGAAAAAGTCACTGAAGCAGTCATTACAGTGCCTGCATACTTTAATGACGCCCAGCGCCAAGCCACAAAAGATGCGGGTAAAATTGCGGGTCTTAACGTACGACGCATTATTAACGAGCCGACAGCTGCTGCTCTTGCCTACGGTCTAGACAAAAAAGAGGCAGGAACTATTGCTGTGTATGACCTTGGTGGTGGTACATTCGATGTTTCTGTTCTTGAGATGGGCGATGGTGTTTTTGAAGTAAAATCCACAAACGGGGACACATTCCTTGGTGGTGAAGACTTTGATAACCGCATCATCGATTTTCTTGCTGATGAGTTCAAAAAAGAAAACAGCATTGATTTACGCAAGGATAATCTTGCGCTTCAACGCCTCAAAGAAGGGGCGGAAAAGGCAAAAATTGAACTGTCAAGTGCGCAGGCAACGGAGGTAAATCTTCCTTTTATTACAGCCGATCAGAATGGTCCGAAGCATCTCAATGTGCGGCTCACTCGGGCAAAATTTGAGTCATTAGTTGATGACCTTATTCAGCGCACCATTGATCCTTGCAAAAAAGCCCTCAAAGATGCCGGTCTTAAACCTTCAGATATTCATGAGGTTATCCTTGTAGGTGGTATGACACGAATGCCCAAAGTTATTGAAAAGGTGCAGGAGTTCTTTGGCAAAGAACCCCATCGTGGTGTCAATCCGGATGAGGTTGTTGCGTGTGGGGCGGCTATCCAAGCTGGCGTTCTTCAGGGGGACGTCAAAGATGTTTTGTTGCTTGATGTGACCCCTCTTTCGCTTGGCATTGAAACACTTGGTGGTGTATTCACGAAGCTTATTGAACGCAACACAGCAATCCCCACTGAAAAAAGCCAGGTTTTTTCGACAGCTGAAGACAACCAGTCTGCTGTTACCATCCGGGTGTTTCAAGGGGAGCGTGAGATGGCTGCAGACAACAAGCTTCTCGGGCAGTTTGATCTTGTAGGTATCCCCCCTGCTGCACGAGGAACACCACAAATTGAGGTTTCCTTTGATCTTGATGCCAACGGTATGGTGAGCGTTTCTGCCAAAGACAAAGCAACGGGCAAGCAACAGAATATTCAGATTAAGGCGTCTGGGGGTCTTACCGATGAAGAAATCGAAACCATGGTTAAGGATGCTGAAGCCAATGCAGAGTCTGATAAACAGCGTAAAGCGTTGGTTGAGGCACATAATCAGGCTGAAGCACTTATTCATGCCACAGAAAAAAGTCTTAAGGAGCACGGCGAGGCAGTCTCAGCAAATGAAAAAGAGGCTATTGAGTCGGCAATTGCCGCTCTTCAGGCTATGAAGGATTCCGATGACCTCGAGAGCATCAAACAAAAAACAGACGCGCTTTCTCAAGTCAGCATGAAGCTTGGCGAAGCCATGTACAAGGCAGCCCAAGAAGAAGCACAGAAGGAAACAACTGCTTCAGCAGATGCTGATAAGGGTTCCTCTGCGGATGAAAATGTGGTTGATGCGGACTACGAGGATGTTTCCGAAGACACCCCCAAAAACAATAAAAAAGAAGCCTAA
- a CDS encoding CTP synthase produces MTHYIFITGGVVSSLGKGICGSSLAALLQARGLRVHMRKFDPYLNVDPGTMSPYQHGEVFVTHDGAETDLDLGHYERFTDQQSTRYDSVSSGQIYRSVIEAERRGDYLGATIQVIPHVTTMIKQAMMRDIDDGIDYCIIEIGGTVGDIESLPFLEAIRQLRADLGRERTLFAHVTLVPYIPAAGELKTKPSQHSVKELLGLGIQPDILVCRSSVEIPASAREKLALFCNIRPENVIAAHDVSTIYAVPQALHEEGFDRQVLQYFGYDPATNPANIEPWINFVSRIQAPNREVTLGIIGKYTGLVDVYKSICESLIHAGAQNNTKVHIRWVDSESLEPLDEAGIGHTLGGLDGILVPGGFGHRGVEGKVRAITYARIHAVPVLGICLGMQMMVVEAARNLLGLSDAGSSEFGETPHPVVGLMTEWIKDTETINRHTRGDLGGTMRLGAYPCILAPGTHAQKLYGCSAIVERHRHRYEVCATYVPDLAKKGFVFSGMSPEGDLPEIVEITSHPYFIGVQFHPEFCSRPTRPHPLFDGLVRAMGMGKNHS; encoded by the coding sequence ATGACACACTATATTTTTATAACGGGCGGTGTCGTTTCGTCTCTGGGGAAGGGAATCTGTGGATCATCACTAGCAGCACTGTTGCAAGCCCGAGGATTGCGGGTACACATGCGAAAATTTGATCCCTATTTGAATGTGGATCCTGGAACGATGAGTCCCTATCAGCATGGTGAAGTTTTTGTAACCCATGACGGCGCTGAAACTGATTTAGATTTAGGCCATTATGAGCGCTTTACCGACCAGCAAAGCACCCGCTACGACAGTGTTTCTTCAGGCCAAATTTACCGCAGTGTGATAGAGGCCGAACGCCGCGGGGATTATCTAGGAGCAACAATTCAGGTCATTCCTCATGTTACCACAATGATCAAACAGGCCATGATGCGGGATATTGATGATGGTATCGATTATTGCATTATTGAAATTGGGGGAACAGTAGGGGACATTGAAAGTTTGCCTTTTCTTGAAGCCATACGTCAATTGCGTGCCGATCTTGGTCGTGAGCGCACACTGTTTGCGCATGTAACTCTGGTTCCGTATATCCCTGCTGCGGGAGAACTCAAAACGAAGCCCTCCCAACACTCGGTGAAAGAGCTTTTGGGACTTGGTATTCAACCAGATATACTTGTGTGTCGATCAAGTGTGGAGATTCCTGCGAGTGCCCGTGAAAAACTAGCGTTGTTTTGTAATATTCGCCCTGAAAATGTTATTGCTGCCCATGATGTATCAACAATTTATGCTGTTCCTCAAGCCCTACACGAAGAAGGATTTGATCGACAGGTCTTGCAATATTTTGGTTATGACCCAGCGACAAACCCTGCAAATATTGAGCCGTGGATAAATTTTGTGTCCCGTATTCAGGCGCCTAATCGGGAGGTAACGTTGGGAATTATTGGCAAATACACAGGTCTTGTAGATGTTTATAAGTCCATTTGCGAGTCCCTCATTCATGCGGGAGCACAAAACAATACAAAAGTTCATATACGTTGGGTTGATAGCGAGTCCTTGGAGCCCCTGGATGAAGCAGGAATCGGCCACACACTCGGTGGCTTGGATGGTATTTTAGTTCCGGGGGGGTTTGGTCACCGGGGTGTTGAGGGGAAAGTACGTGCGATTACCTATGCGCGCATACACGCAGTGCCCGTTTTGGGGATTTGCTTAGGTATGCAAATGATGGTTGTTGAAGCTGCGCGTAATCTTCTTGGTCTTTCTGATGCAGGAAGCTCAGAGTTTGGCGAAACACCACACCCTGTTGTTGGGTTAATGACTGAGTGGATTAAAGACACCGAAACAATCAACCGTCATACACGCGGTGATTTGGGAGGAACGATGCGCTTGGGGGCATATCCGTGTATACTCGCACCAGGAACGCATGCTCAAAAACTTTATGGGTGCTCAGCAATCGTTGAGCGTCACCGCCACCGCTATGAAGTATGTGCAACATATGTGCCTGATCTTGCAAAGAAAGGCTTTGTTTTTTCGGGAATGTCTCCGGAGGGTGATCTCCCTGAGATTGTAGAAATAACAAGCCACCCCTATTTTATTGGTGTGCAGTTTCATCCGGAGTTTTGCTCTCGCCCGACACGCCCTCATCCGTTGTTCGATGGGCTGGTGCGGGCTATGGGAATGGGAAAAAACCATAGCTAA
- a CDS encoding glycine--tRNA ligase subunit alpha, which yields MSQGTSFQEVIFKLQQFWGAHGCIILQPYDMEMGAGTFHVATTLRCLGPDAWSAAFVQPSRRPTDGRYGKNPNRLQMFHQFQVVVKPSPEDAQDLYLKSLAHIGFDIHAHDIRFVEDDWEGPTLGASGLGWEVWCDGLEVTQYTYFQQMGGIPCAPVSLELAYGLERLVMALQGVDNVYELTWNPRGVTYGEIFLANEQQASAYNFMESNPDYLFQHFDHAEAQSKHLSEQGLAIPAYEQCIKASHAFNLLDARGVISVAERAGYIARVRSLARAACQAWIIRNEKQEAK from the coding sequence ATGTCTCAAGGAACCTCTTTTCAAGAAGTAATTTTTAAGCTCCAGCAGTTTTGGGGTGCGCATGGGTGTATCATCCTTCAACCCTATGATATGGAGATGGGTGCTGGAACCTTTCATGTTGCTACGACGCTGCGTTGTTTGGGACCTGATGCGTGGTCGGCTGCGTTTGTACAACCAAGCCGTCGCCCAACAGATGGGCGTTATGGAAAAAACCCTAACCGCTTACAAATGTTTCACCAATTTCAAGTTGTTGTGAAGCCTTCTCCTGAGGATGCACAAGATTTGTATTTAAAAAGTCTGGCGCATATTGGGTTTGACATACACGCTCATGACATTCGTTTTGTAGAAGATGACTGGGAAGGTCCAACGCTGGGAGCATCAGGTTTGGGATGGGAAGTGTGGTGTGATGGCCTTGAGGTGACCCAATATACATACTTTCAGCAAATGGGAGGAATTCCGTGTGCGCCTGTTTCTTTGGAGCTTGCTTATGGGCTTGAGCGCTTGGTAATGGCTTTGCAAGGTGTTGATAATGTCTATGAGCTGACTTGGAACCCCCGGGGTGTTACGTATGGAGAGATTTTTCTTGCGAATGAACAACAAGCTAGCGCATACAATTTCATGGAATCAAACCCGGATTACTTATTTCAGCATTTTGATCATGCTGAAGCACAAAGTAAGCACCTTAGTGAGCAAGGTTTAGCGATTCCAGCTTATGAGCAGTGTATTAAAGCAAGCCACGCTTTTAATTTACTGGATGCCCGTGGTGTCATTAGTGTAGCAGAGCGTGCGGGTTACATTGCACGGGTGAGGAGTCTTGCGCGCGCTGCGTGTCAGGCATGGATTATCCGTAACGAAAAACAGGAAGCAAAGTAA
- a CDS encoding helix-turn-helix transcriptional regulator yields the protein MQTRVKPNTFFTMAQEALEQQGIQVIENKSPIASADAHNVAKFRRRKRWQTRNPLRDLRVNKAYTLEELALATGLSPSYLSRLESGSRRLNADIIQKLSTILECAPADLLPFANGPTSAQNVFPATGNAQHLPVKTAGNQNTPVVDLPLYEMSDEKGVMGFDFSKPKDWIMRGAEFVGVAGAFALRLNTNTFGPRYTQHDLLLAHPSKPLVSQCYVIVVSQENQVFLGQFDHWRAAVTVTGSLGPVGASADDILHIKDFHDSTKTHEFIRKNLKGVYRIVGTAETI from the coding sequence ATGCAAACACGTGTAAAACCGAACACTTTTTTTACCATGGCGCAAGAAGCATTAGAACAACAAGGCATACAAGTGATTGAAAACAAAAGCCCAATCGCCTCGGCGGATGCTCACAATGTAGCCAAGTTTCGTCGCCGAAAGCGCTGGCAAACACGTAACCCGCTGCGTGATTTGCGTGTCAACAAGGCATACACTCTTGAGGAGTTAGCCTTAGCAACGGGTTTATCGCCCTCGTATCTATCGCGCCTTGAAAGTGGATCGCGCCGGTTGAATGCAGATATTATTCAAAAACTGTCAACAATTCTTGAGTGTGCACCAGCTGATTTGTTGCCTTTTGCAAATGGCCCAACAAGCGCTCAGAATGTGTTTCCTGCAACAGGAAATGCCCAACACTTGCCCGTGAAAACAGCGGGGAATCAAAATACCCCTGTGGTGGATCTCCCCTTGTATGAGATGTCGGATGAGAAGGGGGTGATGGGTTTTGACTTTAGCAAGCCCAAGGACTGGATTATGCGGGGTGCCGAGTTTGTGGGGGTCGCGGGTGCCTTTGCGTTGCGCTTGAATACCAATACATTTGGGCCGCGTTATACGCAACACGATTTGCTGTTGGCCCATCCATCGAAACCATTGGTTTCCCAGTGCTATGTGATAGTTGTTTCTCAGGAAAATCAAGTCTTTCTAGGGCAGTTTGATCACTGGAGAGCAGCTGTGACTGTAACGGGAAGCCTAGGTCCTGTTGGTGCAAGTGCTGACGATATTTTGCATATTAAGGACTTTCATGATAGCACAAAAACACATGAATTTATCCGTAAAAATCTCAAGGGTGTATATCGCATTGTAGGAACGGCAGAAACGATCTGA
- a CDS encoding tyrosine--tRNA ligase: MSEDTYQSPFLREASARGFIYQGTHLDKLDILLSTQKIAAYIGFDPTADSLHVGNLVQIMWLRMLQKHGHTPIILVGGGTGRVGDPSGKDAQRQMMTDDTIAHNIAGIKKTLEQFIDFSPHSINPAILVDNNAWLAPINYLDFLREYGTHFTINRMLTFDSVKTRLERETPLTFLEFNYMLLQGYDFEQLFLSHNCVLELGGSDQWGNIICGVELIRRRQNKQVFGLTSPLVTTSSGAKMGKSAHGAVWLTHQKYAIFDFWQYWRNTDDADVGRFLRMFTDLPLTEIENLEKYKDAEINQAKIVLANAMTALCHGELAAIEAQRAAESHYSTAGQSVFRGLPVLRLDMTLVGEGISGTSLLVCLGLCASKGEARRLIAGGGVRINNIPLADAEALLFQEECPSEGWKISLGKKRHYHVVSA, translated from the coding sequence ATGTCTGAAGATACGTATCAGTCACCATTTTTGCGTGAAGCGTCGGCTCGGGGGTTTATTTATCAAGGCACACATCTTGATAAATTGGACATCCTATTATCTACCCAAAAAATTGCTGCATATATTGGGTTTGATCCTACAGCAGATAGTTTGCACGTTGGGAATCTTGTGCAAATTATGTGGTTACGCATGCTTCAAAAACACGGACATACACCGATTATTCTTGTTGGTGGCGGAACGGGGCGTGTGGGGGATCCAAGTGGTAAAGATGCCCAACGTCAAATGATGACCGATGATACCATTGCACACAATATTGCAGGCATCAAAAAAACACTTGAGCAGTTTATTGATTTTTCCCCGCATTCTATCAATCCTGCTATTCTTGTTGATAATAATGCATGGTTGGCTCCAATCAATTATTTGGACTTCTTGCGGGAATACGGCACGCATTTTACGATTAACCGCATGCTGACATTTGATAGTGTCAAAACACGCTTAGAGCGTGAAACCCCACTGACATTTCTTGAGTTTAACTACATGTTGTTGCAGGGGTATGATTTTGAGCAGCTTTTTTTGAGCCATAACTGTGTTCTTGAGTTAGGTGGATCTGATCAGTGGGGGAATATAATTTGTGGTGTTGAACTCATTCGCCGGCGGCAAAACAAGCAGGTGTTTGGTTTAACCTCACCGCTTGTGACAACATCATCGGGGGCAAAAATGGGAAAATCCGCCCATGGTGCTGTGTGGCTTACTCATCAAAAATATGCAATTTTCGATTTCTGGCAATATTGGCGCAACACAGACGATGCTGACGTAGGGCGATTTTTACGAATGTTTACAGATCTTCCACTGACAGAGATTGAGAATCTTGAAAAATATAAAGATGCAGAAATTAACCAAGCCAAAATTGTTTTAGCGAATGCGATGACAGCTCTTTGTCATGGGGAATTAGCCGCTATTGAGGCCCAACGGGCCGCAGAATCTCATTATAGTACGGCTGGGCAAAGTGTTTTTAGGGGGTTGCCGGTTCTGCGGCTTGACATGACTCTTGTGGGGGAGGGCATAAGTGGGACAAGTCTTTTGGTTTGTTTGGGTCTTTGCGCCTCTAAGGGAGAGGCGCGTCGCCTGATTGCCGGAGGAGGGGTGCGTATTAATAATATTCCACTTGCAGACGCAGAAGCCCTACTTTTCCAAGAGGAGTGCCCGTCAGAGGGATGGAAAATTTCTCTTGGCAAGAAGCGGCACTATCATGTTGTTAGTGCGTGA
- a CDS encoding glycine--tRNA ligase subunit beta, which translates to MSDYLFEIYGEEMPSRFQEMAEKQIAQLFHDRLLAHHLTYTQIETYVTPRRLVAHITGLPDKQPDYSEERRGPRVDAPQAAIDGFARSVERSLNTLERRTIEKGEFYFASLTHPGRPLQELLVTLVPEILEAFAWPKSMRWGTSTQAWVRPVHHGLSLLNGSVVPLTWDIGGGMSIHFGHATRGHYLIDNTPLQVIDCEDYKKQLLKNNVMLSFNDRKQAIRDQVKALATQQGLLGDNDAQLLTEVAGLVEWPVTYMGKIDPDFMHLPTELLVTVMKRHQRYFPMYDGAGVLAPYFAVVSNGPAVQNGQNIVEGNERVLRARFNDARFFYENDSSVSLEDHGQKLTQIVFHAQLGSMADKVARLEKLTGHIATHVEQPREDAVHAARLSKCDLTTEMVIEFPELQGVMGRYYATGVSPETAVAIGEHYRPVSAKDDIPHTPLGRIVALADRLDTLVGFFGVGIQPTGSKDPFALRRAALGALRILEEGQLNIPLGTLLAWAIEGYAGSLTVPHGDVSTQLIAFCTERLSVFWKDSGLRYDVIRAVQRFLFIEPLATVRANATAIQLFCLSSDGENLSQGFTRAYSILSKEQAKDGVTYTQEVDQVLLQERAEKSLDAALNALQVDERDMKGSLESLASLRHSIDGFFNTVVVNATDHRVRQNRLRLLNKAITMMQKVANFEEIQVS; encoded by the coding sequence ATGTCTGATTATTTGTTTGAAATTTACGGGGAAGAAATGCCATCCCGTTTTCAGGAAATGGCAGAAAAACAAATAGCGCAGTTGTTTCATGACAGACTCCTGGCGCATCACTTGACTTATACCCAAATCGAGACCTATGTAACGCCGCGGCGTTTGGTCGCACACATCACGGGACTGCCAGACAAACAGCCTGATTACTCAGAAGAGCGTCGTGGACCACGTGTGGACGCCCCCCAGGCAGCTATTGACGGTTTTGCTCGCAGTGTTGAACGCTCTTTAAATACATTGGAGCGTCGCACTATAGAAAAAGGTGAGTTTTATTTTGCTTCTCTCACACATCCGGGGCGCCCGCTGCAAGAGTTGCTCGTGACGTTGGTCCCAGAAATTTTAGAAGCGTTTGCTTGGCCAAAATCAATGCGCTGGGGAACATCCACACAAGCATGGGTGCGTCCTGTTCATCATGGTCTATCTCTTCTCAACGGTTCTGTTGTCCCACTTACATGGGATATTGGAGGGGGAATGTCCATCCACTTTGGTCATGCGACCAGGGGACATTACTTGATTGATAATACCCCATTACAAGTGATCGATTGTGAGGATTATAAAAAGCAGCTTTTGAAAAACAATGTAATGCTATCATTTAATGATCGCAAGCAAGCCATACGCGATCAGGTCAAAGCATTGGCTACCCAACAAGGGCTTTTGGGTGACAATGATGCGCAGCTTCTAACCGAAGTAGCTGGCCTTGTGGAGTGGCCGGTGACCTATATGGGTAAGATTGATCCTGATTTTATGCACTTGCCTACCGAGTTATTGGTCACAGTGATGAAGCGCCACCAGCGCTATTTTCCTATGTATGATGGTGCAGGTGTTTTAGCTCCCTATTTTGCGGTTGTTTCTAATGGCCCAGCCGTCCAGAATGGCCAGAATATTGTTGAGGGAAATGAGCGGGTCTTGAGGGCGCGCTTTAATGATGCGCGGTTTTTTTATGAGAATGACAGTAGCGTGTCCTTGGAAGATCACGGGCAAAAATTAACCCAGATTGTGTTTCATGCGCAGCTGGGAAGTATGGCAGACAAGGTGGCGCGTCTTGAAAAACTGACGGGTCATATTGCAACACATGTCGAGCAGCCCAGAGAGGACGCAGTACATGCTGCACGGTTATCGAAGTGCGACCTAACAACAGAAATGGTGATTGAGTTTCCAGAGCTTCAAGGGGTGATGGGTCGTTATTATGCCACAGGCGTTTCACCGGAAACAGCTGTGGCCATTGGTGAGCACTATCGCCCTGTTAGTGCTAAGGATGATATCCCACATACACCCCTGGGCAGAATCGTGGCGCTTGCTGACCGCCTTGATACGTTAGTTGGTTTTTTTGGTGTGGGGATCCAGCCCACAGGATCAAAAGATCCCTTTGCCTTACGTCGAGCGGCTTTGGGTGCGTTGCGTATTCTAGAGGAGGGACAACTTAATATCCCCCTAGGGACATTACTAGCATGGGCAATTGAAGGGTATGCGGGCAGTTTAACCGTTCCGCATGGGGATGTTTCAACACAACTTATCGCATTTTGTACAGAACGCCTGAGTGTGTTCTGGAAGGATAGTGGTTTACGGTATGATGTCATCAGAGCGGTGCAGCGATTCTTGTTTATTGAACCGTTAGCAACAGTACGTGCCAATGCGACGGCGATTCAATTGTTTTGTTTGTCATCGGATGGTGAAAATTTGTCTCAGGGGTTTACCCGTGCCTATTCAATCCTATCAAAAGAACAGGCTAAAGATGGCGTAACTTACACACAAGAAGTGGACCAAGTATTGTTACAGGAACGAGCCGAGAAATCTTTGGATGCCGCGCTGAATGCTCTACAGGTTGATGAGCGTGATATGAAAGGTTCTCTGGAGTCTCTTGCGTCTTTGCGTCACAGTATCGATGGTTTTTTCAACACGGTCGTTGTGAATGCAACAGATCATCGGGTGCGTCAGAATCGTTTACGCTTGCTGAATAAAGCGATTACGATGATGCAAAAAGTAGCTAACTTTGAAGAAATACAGGTTTCTTAA
- a CDS encoding TIGR01459 family HAD-type hydrolase: protein MKKIAFFNEIIPQYDTFVFDIWGVVHDGYRPFPKLRPTLEALREAHKQVIFLSNMSQPSSEVEQHLQAMEVPRDLYDCAYSSGQATLNYLTKRTQEKPLSCLHVNNDISFRKYFSQHPLFFVDTPHLADFLLVARGSLLSSFAQNTDVLKEAIARGLPLICANPDTSVVIEGKLHARTGSLAHTYEELGGTVISFGKPHPEIFEDIMQKIPHGSRIIMIGDSLETDIAGAQAHAWDTMLVLTGVTAHRYGWLYDLPTSEELTPLRKLRSPPTWVFKGFDGVKTHF from the coding sequence GTGAAGAAAATAGCATTTTTTAACGAAATTATTCCGCAATACGACACTTTCGTGTTCGATATTTGGGGGGTTGTTCATGATGGATATCGGCCTTTTCCAAAACTACGCCCCACACTTGAGGCGCTTCGGGAGGCTCATAAACAAGTCATTTTTCTTTCCAATATGTCCCAGCCATCATCAGAGGTTGAACAGCATCTTCAAGCAATGGAGGTCCCCCGGGACTTATACGATTGTGCTTATTCGTCGGGTCAAGCCACACTGAACTACTTAACGAAGCGAACGCAGGAAAAACCCCTCTCGTGCCTTCATGTAAATAATGATATTTCTTTTCGAAAGTATTTTTCACAGCACCCTCTATTTTTTGTGGACACACCTCATCTTGCCGATTTTCTTCTTGTCGCGCGGGGATCTTTACTTTCCTCATTTGCACAAAATACGGATGTCCTTAAGGAAGCGATCGCTCGGGGTCTTCCGCTCATATGCGCAAACCCTGATACCAGCGTTGTGATTGAAGGAAAACTCCACGCTCGCACAGGCTCACTTGCCCACACCTATGAAGAACTAGGAGGAACAGTCATTTCCTTTGGCAAACCTCATCCTGAGATTTTTGAAGACATTATGCAGAAAATACCCCATGGATCCCGTATCATTATGATCGGGGACTCCCTAGAAACAGACATTGCCGGAGCGCAGGCTCATGCATGGGATACCATGCTCGTACTAACGGGTGTTACAGCTCATCGGTATGGGTGGTTGTATGATCTTCCCACATCCGAGGAGCTGACCCCCCTGCGGAAGCTACGTTCCCCACCTACATGGGTATTCAAAGGGTTTGATGGAGTAAAAACACACTTTTAG